TCTAAAATAAGAATCATAGGAATCACTTCACTTTAACTTTCTGACCCAATTTATTTTCTGTACCACTTATTAATCGTTTTAGATTGGATTGATGCTTAATGAATGCTGATATAGTGAATATCCCGCTGACAATCAGCATATGTATGTTTCCGGTATAAAGCACCAGTACCCATATCGGAAATAGCAAGGATATTAACAAGGAGCCTAGCGATACATATCTGGTAATCAGTACTATCAAACAAAACACAGCACAAGCCAAAAGCCCAAGCCTTAGGTCAAATGCCAGCATAACACCTGCTGTTGCAGCGATTCCCTTTCCGCCCTTAAAATGAAGCCAGAAGGGAAAATTATGCCCAAGTACAACCCCTAAACCTGCATAAAGAGCTAACAGTTTAACACTAGGCTCTTTTGTATACAAAACAAGATACACAAGCAGAATAGGGATAATAGCTTTCATTGCATCCCCTAAAAAGGTCAGCAGGCCGGCCCTCCAGCCTAATGTGCGGAGTGCGTTGGTTGTACCGGCATTTCCGCTGCCATATTGCCTGATATCAATATTATTTGCCCTCCCGATCACATATGCGGTAGAAAAACATCCGAAACAATAACCCATTCCTAAGCAAATCAATATTTTAAGCAGCATACTATTCTTTTTCCTTTCGCTCCCTGATAAAAAACTTTAATGAAGTTCCTGCAAATCCAAAAGCTTCCCTAATTTTATTTTCAATATATCTGGTATATGAAAAATGCATCAACTGCTTATCATTTACAAAGATTACAAAAGTCGGCGGTTTCACGGAAACCTGGGTAATATAATATAGTTTCAAACGCTTACCCTTATCGGAAGGGGGCTGCTGCATAGCAACAGCTTCTGTCATAATTTCATTTAATACACCTGTTGAGACACGCAGGTTCTGATTCTGAATAACCTGCTCAATCAAATCGAACATTTTGGGCATTCTCTGTCCGGTTAAAGCAGAAATAAATATCATCTCTGCATACGGCATAAAGGATAAAGTTTGTTTTATCTTAGCCGAGTACTGGTAGATGGTTTTATCGTTCTTTTCAATGGAATCCCATTTATTTACTGTTATAATAACGCCTTTTCCACGTTCATGGGCGATTCCTGCTATCTTTGCATCCTGTTCCGTGACACCTTCTCCTGCATCAATAACAAGAACTACTATATCAGCGCGTTCAACTGCAGATACAGTACGCACTATACTGAAACGTTCAATATCTTCCTTTATTTTATTCTTTCGCCTGAGACCGGCTGTATCAATAAATACATATTCTTTTTTATTATAGGTTACGGTAGTATCTATGGCATCTCGGGTTGTACCTGCTATATCAGATACGATGACTCTGTCTTCACCTAATAATTTATTAATAATAGAAGATTTTCCGACATTTGGCTTTCCGACAATGGCAATCCTTGGTCTTTCGTCTTCCTCTTCCGATGCGGCATCGGTAGGAAAATGACTAATTACTTCATCTAACATATCTCCAAGCCCTAATTTGGAGGCGGCGGAAACAGGGAACGGATCACCGATTCCAAGATTATAGAACTCATATACATCAGGCATTAGCTTTTCAAAGCTGTCGACTTTATTTACAACAAGTATTACCGGTTTTGTAGAACGTCTTAACATATCTGCAACTTTGAAATCATCATCTACAAGTCCCTGTCTAACATCAACAATAAACATAATAACATCCGCTGTTTCAATAGCGATTTCAGCCTGCTGACGCATATAAGACAATAGTACATCACTACTTTCCGGCTCAATACCACCGGTATCTATCATTGTAAACTGTTTATCCAACCAGGTGACATCTGCATATATACGATCCCTGGTAACTCCCGGAAAGTCCTGCACTATTGCTATTCTTTCTCCTGCCAGGGCGTTAAATAACGTTGACTTTCCTACATTCGGTCTGCCAACAATTGCAACTATAGGTTTACTCATGTGTTTCCCTCTTTCCTGCAAATCATATTACCGATTTGCCTTTTGTAAAATTCATATCTTTCATTAATACTTTAACTTGCGCTCTAAAACACCATCAATTAAAGACTTTCCGTCTGATTGTACAATACGAGTCTTTGTTTGTAAAGCCTTTTTAACATCATCTACGGTAAAATCATCCAGCAGAATCCTCTCACCGTTTCTTAAATGAACTTCAGATAATACTATCCTAATCAGACAATAAACCGGTTACAGTACTAGATTTACTAAAAACTCATTCATATATAGTATATACGATTCCCTTGATATTAGGATACTTTTTCTAAAGTATTTCTATTTTTGTCCTCTCTAATTCTATTCTTACATAGTATAGCAGTTGTAATGGAAATTATCAAATATATTTTGCCAAAACAGCAGATTCCAATAGGTTCTTAACATTGCAAAGTACCTCTTGCCGTAAGGCTTTATTAAGTTTATAATAGTCCGTACCAATATAAAATTCTTAACTTAAATTACTATTTTGAAAGGAACACCTGCATTGCAGGTCACAAAAAAATTATGAATATACAATTAAAGCACCAACTAACTGTTGCCGAATACAACGATATCCGTAAATCTGCTGGCTGGCTCACACTTTCAGAAGTACAAGCTGAAAGAGGTCTTAAAAATACTTACTATCTAGTTGCTGCCGTCCACGATGACAAAGCCATCGCAATGGCAAGAGTTATCAGCGACGGCGGATATGTTGTATATATTTCAGACGTGATTGTAAATCCTTCATATCAAGGATATGGTATTGGAAAGTTGATGATGGAAGACATTATGAACTTCCTTAAATCCGATATTGCAAAAGAATATCCGGTTATGATTAATCTTATGGCCGCCGTTGGAAAAGAAAACTTCTATGAAAAGTTCGGTTTTAAAGTTCGTCCCTCGGAAGATACAGGTGCCGGAATGTCTCAGTGGTTAAACTTGTAAAAAAATTTTAAAATATTTAAAATATCACTTGACCGTGACCTTACGTAACCCCTTATAGTTACCTTAGCAAATAAATCAACCTAAGAAATACACAAAATATTAAGGAGGATATTATGAGGACATATTTAATTACAGGGGGCATGGGCTTTATTGGCTCTAATTATATTCATTATCTTTATGAAACCCAGTATATGAGGACATCTGAAATACCAAACTGCGGGGATACCGATAAAACAAAAAGTAAAGAAACCTTTCGTATTATTAACTTGGATTTATTGACTTATGCAGCAAATCCCGAGTATGTAGAAGAATTTAATCACTT
The nucleotide sequence above comes from Anaerocolumna cellulosilytica. Encoded proteins:
- a CDS encoding DUF512 domain-containing protein, giving the protein MIRIVLSEVHLRNGERILLDDFTVDDVKKALQTKTRIVQSDGKSLIDGVLERKLKY
- the der gene encoding ribosome biogenesis GTPase Der, with amino-acid sequence MSKPIVAIVGRPNVGKSTLFNALAGERIAIVQDFPGVTRDRIYADVTWLDKQFTMIDTGGIEPESSDVLLSYMRQQAEIAIETADVIMFIVDVRQGLVDDDFKVADMLRRSTKPVILVVNKVDSFEKLMPDVYEFYNLGIGDPFPVSAASKLGLGDMLDEVISHFPTDAASEEEDERPRIAIVGKPNVGKSSIINKLLGEDRVIVSDIAGTTRDAIDTTVTYNKKEYVFIDTAGLRRKNKIKEDIERFSIVRTVSAVERADIVVLVIDAGEGVTEQDAKIAGIAHERGKGVIITVNKWDSIEKNDKTIYQYSAKIKQTLSFMPYAEMIFISALTGQRMPKMFDLIEQVIQNQNLRVSTGVLNEIMTEAVAMQQPPSDKGKRLKLYYITQVSVKPPTFVIFVNDKQLMHFSYTRYIENKIREAFGFAGTSLKFFIRERKEKE
- a CDS encoding GNAT family N-acetyltransferase, whose product is MNIQLKHQLTVAEYNDIRKSAGWLTLSEVQAERGLKNTYYLVAAVHDDKAIAMARVISDGGYVVYISDVIVNPSYQGYGIGKLMMEDIMNFLKSDIAKEYPVMINLMAAVGKENFYEKFGFKVRPSEDTGAGMSQWLNL
- the plsY gene encoding glycerol-3-phosphate 1-O-acyltransferase PlsY — protein: MLLKILICLGMGYCFGCFSTAYVIGRANNIDIRQYGSGNAGTTNALRTLGWRAGLLTFLGDAMKAIIPILLVYLVLYTKEPSVKLLALYAGLGVVLGHNFPFWLHFKGGKGIAATAGVMLAFDLRLGLLACAVFCLIVLITRYVSLGSLLISLLFPIWVLVLYTGNIHMLIVSGIFTISAFIKHQSNLKRLISGTENKLGQKVKVK